In Thermodesulfobacteriota bacterium, a single window of DNA contains:
- the tuf gene encoding elongation factor Tu (EF-Tu; promotes GTP-dependent binding of aminoacyl-tRNA to the A-site of ribosomes during protein biosynthesis; when the tRNA anticodon matches the mRNA codon, GTP hydrolysis results; the inactive EF-Tu-GDP leaves the ribosome and release of GDP is promoted by elongation factor Ts; many prokaryotes have two copies of the gene encoding EF-Tu): VEMVMPGDNINMEVELISPVAMEEQVRFAIREGGRTVGAGVVTSIIE; this comes from the coding sequence GGTGGAGATGGTAATGCCTGGGGACAATATAAACATGGAGGTTGAGTTGATATCGCCCGTGGCAATGGAGGAGCAGGTAAGGTTTGCAATAAGGGAGGGAGGAAGGACAGTGGGTGCCGGTGTGGTAACAAGCATCATTGAGTAA
- the rpmG gene encoding 50S ribosomal protein L33, with protein MGDNTAIIALACSECKRRNYTTKKNKRNHPDKLEFKKYCKWCRSHTLHKETK; from the coding sequence ATGGGAGACAACACGGCAATTATCGCGCTTGCTTGCAGCGAGTGTAAGAGAAGGAACTATACGACAAAGAAAAACAAGAGAAACCATCCCGACAAGCTGGAATTTAAGAAGTACTGTAAATGGTGCAGAAGCCATACCCTTCATAAAGAGACCAAGTAA